Proteins found in one Methanooceanicella nereidis genomic segment:
- a CDS encoding YbhB/YbcL family Raf kinase inhibitor-like protein yields MPETANDFIIYSKVIVNGGKIPAKYTCDGEDISPQLSWSGAPAGTVSYALIVDDPDAPGKEFTHWVVYNLPADMVELEEGMAAFEIIKKGGSQGKNDLGMQGYGGPCPPKGKPHRYRFRIYALDTKLDLPSGVTKNNVMSLMKRHILAEAGIVGLYKRV; encoded by the coding sequence ATGCCAGAAACAGCCAATGATTTTATTATCTACAGTAAAGTTATCGTGAACGGCGGAAAGATCCCGGCTAAATATACATGCGATGGGGAAGACATATCGCCGCAGCTTTCCTGGAGCGGAGCTCCTGCCGGTACTGTGTCGTATGCATTGATCGTAGACGATCCGGACGCTCCCGGTAAAGAATTTACTCACTGGGTAGTCTATAATCTTCCGGCTGATATGGTGGAACTTGAAGAAGGTATGGCAGCTTTTGAGATAATAAAAAAAGGCGGTTCACAGGGAAAGAATGATCTCGGGATGCAAGGATACGGGGGGCCGTGCCCGCCGAAAGGAAAACCTCACCGGTACAGGTTCCGTATTTATGCGCTTGACACTAAGTTAGACCTGCCTTCGGGAGTAACTAAAAATAACGTGATGAGTTTGATGAAAAGGCACATACTTGCCGAAGCCGGGATCGTCGGACTGTATAAAAGGGTATAA
- a CDS encoding thioredoxin family protein: MRPYQIILTFLILAAGITLALGCTEQVTPTPTPVPEVSPEPTVIPGKEVTATPLGTEIPARPTVTAPTATAIVIPTPTPAATVIPTPAPTVTPVPTPVMSPTPTPEATPTPTPTPTPTPAPTPTPTPVPTPPPSPSYMQGIDSALQRGPVFILFGAPWCQYCNEEKPIVSELSKEYRGISFQEVNVDESKDIAKAFGVSMIPQMNIIVKRNPDGSYVYVTPGGGTTTDRGGSKILGFKTKDQLKPLLDAAMGAR; the protein is encoded by the coding sequence ATGAGACCTTATCAAATAATATTAACCTTTTTGATATTAGCGGCAGGTATAACTCTAGCTTTAGGCTGTACAGAACAGGTAACTCCTACTCCCACACCTGTACCTGAGGTATCGCCTGAGCCGACCGTGATACCGGGCAAAGAAGTGACAGCAACACCGCTGGGAACTGAGATCCCTGCCAGACCTACAGTCACTGCTCCCACCGCAACCGCAATAGTAATACCGACACCAACACCCGCAGCGACCGTAATACCAACTCCCGCGCCTACAGTGACACCCGTCCCGACTCCGGTAATGTCACCTACGCCGACCCCTGAAGCGACGCCGACGCCAACTCCAACTCCAACTCCAACTCCTGCACCGACACCGACACCGACGCCAGTACCGACACCCCCGCCTTCACCTTCATATATGCAGGGGATAGATTCAGCATTACAACGAGGTCCTGTATTTATCCTGTTCGGAGCACCGTGGTGCCAGTATTGTAACGAAGAGAAACCGATAGTAAGCGAGCTATCTAAGGAATACCGGGGCATATCATTCCAGGAGGTAAACGTCGACGAAAGCAAGGACATAGCAAAAGCATTCGGTGTAAGCATGATACCCCAGATGAATATCATTGTGAAGAGAAATCCTGACGGTAGCTACGTATACGTAACACCCGGAGGAGGGACTACTACGGATAGAGGCGGTTCAAAGATTTTAGGCTTTAAGACCAAAGACCAGCTCAAACCATTACTGGACGCCGCCATGGGCGCCAGGTAA
- a CDS encoding aspartate/glutamate racemase family protein: protein MKTIGLIGGMSWESSIEYYRIINESVRDRLGGLHSAKCIMCSVDFEEIAKLQREGDWKELTEKMVGAARKLKTAGADFVIICTNTMHIMADDVRDQADIPLIHIADAAGQNIKEKGLKKVGLLGTKFTMEKDFYKKRLQENYGIEAIIPDENDREEVHRIIFEELCAGVIKRSSKARFKEVIAKLVSSGAEGVILGCTEIPLIIKQEDVNVPVFDTMTIHAVSAVDMALN, encoded by the coding sequence ATGAAAACAATAGGGCTGATAGGCGGAATGAGCTGGGAATCATCCATAGAATATTACAGGATCATCAATGAATCGGTAAGGGACAGGCTTGGCGGCTTACATTCCGCGAAATGTATTATGTGCTCTGTCGATTTTGAAGAGATCGCAAAACTGCAGCGCGAGGGCGATTGGAAAGAATTGACTGAAAAAATGGTGGGGGCAGCAAGAAAGTTAAAGACCGCAGGCGCTGATTTTGTCATTATCTGTACGAACACGATGCATATAATGGCCGACGATGTCCGCGATCAAGCCGATATACCATTGATACATATCGCCGACGCAGCCGGGCAGAACATAAAAGAAAAAGGCTTGAAGAAAGTCGGCCTGCTCGGTACGAAATTCACGATGGAAAAGGACTTCTATAAAAAGAGGCTGCAGGAAAATTATGGCATTGAGGCTATCATTCCCGACGAAAATGACCGTGAAGAAGTCCACCGTATCATCTTTGAAGAATTATGTGCGGGAGTGATAAAGCGATCTTCAAAAGCCAGATTCAAAGAAGTCATCGCGAAACTTGTCTCGAGTGGCGCCGAAGGCGTAATCCTGGGATGTACGGAAATACCGCTTATCATAAAGCAAGAGGATGTGAACGTGCCTGTTTTCGATACTATGACGATACATGCCGTTTCCGCAGTAGATATGGCTTTGAATTGA
- a CDS encoding cyclophilin-like fold protein, with amino-acid sequence MATPVRIIINDLMLEAELFDTACGNQIAIKLPLEVIPRKWGDEFYFEVPVNMPLDETATMDVNIGDIGYWPPGMAMAIFFGPTPMSKGEKPVPASEVNIVGKVIGDATILKNVKGVKKIRIEMA; translated from the coding sequence ATGGCGACGCCGGTAAGGATTATCATTAATGATCTGATGCTCGAGGCCGAATTATTTGATACAGCCTGCGGTAATCAGATCGCCATTAAATTGCCTCTTGAGGTCATACCGCGTAAATGGGGCGACGAGTTTTATTTTGAAGTCCCCGTGAATATGCCTCTTGACGAAACGGCGACCATGGACGTAAATATCGGTGACATCGGGTACTGGCCTCCGGGTATGGCCATGGCCATATTTTTCGGCCCGACACCTATGAGCAAGGGTGAGAAGCCCGTTCCTGCAAGCGAGGTGAATATTGTGGGTAAGGTCATTGGGGATGCTACTATTCTTAAAAATGTAAAGGGCGTAAAGAAAATACGGATAGAAATGGCATGA
- a CDS encoding DUF2115 domain-containing protein produces MFANEQDVSGTFNEHKSIFARLATIDKKSELARTLAQEIKRFSLYDLQVMSAFLEREINNLPSPYGENIRPYFIEQYFGRYYNILAIYNNGAFSDRDEEINDKQMFRDYCSTVISFELEYDKGSENRITMNDPFYSLYYYLLSCFYMFVLDEPGHPVGTPFPGGFTVQKINGEYYCPIRDKEKDVERSICNFCPAKQDETYDKS; encoded by the coding sequence ATGTTTGCTAACGAACAGGATGTATCCGGAACGTTTAACGAGCATAAAAGTATATTTGCAAGGCTGGCAACTATCGATAAAAAATCGGAACTTGCAAGAACTTTAGCGCAGGAGATAAAAAGATTTTCACTTTACGATCTTCAGGTCATGAGCGCATTTTTGGAGAGGGAGATCAATAATTTACCATCACCTTACGGGGAAAATATTCGCCCGTACTTTATAGAGCAATATTTTGGAAGGTATTACAATATACTGGCCATATACAATAACGGTGCTTTCAGCGATAGGGATGAAGAGATAAATGATAAGCAGATGTTCAGGGATTATTGTAGTACTGTCATAAGCTTTGAACTGGAATATGATAAGGGATCGGAAAACAGGATAACGATGAACGATCCTTTTTACAGTCTTTATTATTATCTGCTTAGCTGTTTTTACATGTTCGTGCTGGACGAGCCAGGCCATCCTGTGGGTACGCCTTTTCCCGGCGGTTTTACCGTACAGAAAATAAACGGGGAATATTACTGTCCTATCCGGGATAAAGAAAAAGACGTCGAACGATCTATCTGTAATTTCTGTCCTGCTAAACAGGATGAAACGTATGATAAATCATAG
- a CDS encoding CPBP family intramembrane glutamic endopeptidase yields MNSSSQKAMAFIEVLFIFSLVVIIYRALLTTSLNVWENRIFDRNFLEYLIIAAIPLVFLIIKRKKFSEYGISTGNVKYQLDIVTICAIPIIVLSISLFILDWKHWEGALIVSSIEIVLLYIIAWSLRKKPAAGNVNTSCMSVFLMSGILLSGSASLIGNIALTFIFFFVFVGPAEEILFRGYIQSRLNEVFGRPYCFFGVNWGMGLIIASLIFGLWHVLNPFNPFLGKFDLAWQWGLWTFFAGLIFGFIREKTGNITAPAILHGLLNFL; encoded by the coding sequence GTGAACAGTTCGTCACAAAAGGCTATGGCGTTCATTGAAGTGTTATTTATCTTTTCTTTAGTCGTTATCATATATCGGGCGTTATTGACCACTTCACTTAATGTCTGGGAAAACCGGATATTCGACAGGAATTTTTTAGAATACCTGATCATAGCGGCCATACCTCTTGTATTCTTAATTATTAAAAGAAAGAAATTTTCTGAGTATGGAATCTCAACTGGTAATGTTAAGTATCAACTGGACATCGTGACAATATGCGCCATACCCATTATTGTGCTTTCCATCTCTCTTTTCATACTTGACTGGAAACATTGGGAAGGAGCTTTGATCGTATCCTCGATAGAGATAGTGCTATTGTATATAATTGCATGGTCTTTGAGAAAAAAACCCGCTGCAGGCAATGTCAACACATCGTGCATGTCCGTTTTTTTGATGTCAGGCATATTATTATCCGGATCGGCCTCGTTGATAGGAAACATAGCTCTGACTTTCATCTTTTTCTTCGTGTTCGTCGGCCCTGCTGAAGAGATCCTGTTCAGGGGATACATCCAGTCAAGGCTTAATGAGGTGTTTGGCCGACCGTATTGTTTTTTTGGTGTGAACTGGGGTATGGGATTGATAATCGCTTCACTGATATTCGGACTGTGGCATGTCTTAAATCCCTTCAACCCGTTCCTCGGAAAATTTGATCTTGCATGGCAATGGGGCCTGTGGACGTTCTTTGCCGGACTGATATTTGGCTTCATCCGTGAAAAGACCGGCAACATCACAGCTCCTGCCATACTTCATGGATTGCTGAATTTCCTTTGA
- a CDS encoding NAD(P)-dependent oxidoreductase, producing MKVGFIGLGYLGKTIAKRLISEGIELRVWNRTKEKAADLGVPVAESPEALMSEVDIVFLNLFDSDAVSSVIAGENGLLSGDCSGKIIVDTSTNHFDRVAGFYEEARKHDAHYLESPVLGSVVPASQGALTVLVSGDKSAYEKAKPIIEKFGKTIFYLEEPSMATKMKLINNLVLGSIMATCAEAVVFGENAGIEKSKVIDILLAGAGNCAILNGKKEKLNKEDFSTHFSSSLIYKDLHYLQDLAKSMKRPLFTGSMIKELYGMTYSKDLDRLDFSAVYKVMKDY from the coding sequence ATGAAAGTCGGTTTTATCGGTCTGGGCTACCTGGGCAAGACGATCGCTAAAAGGCTCATAAGCGAAGGCATTGAGCTCAGAGTATGGAACAGGACAAAGGAGAAAGCTGCCGACCTGGGCGTGCCTGTTGCAGAAAGCCCTGAGGCACTTATGTCTGAAGTCGATATTGTGTTCCTGAACCTTTTTGATAGCGATGCAGTCTCTTCGGTGATTGCCGGGGAGAACGGGCTGTTAAGCGGCGATTGTTCAGGTAAGATCATTGTCGACACATCAACGAATCATTTTGACCGTGTCGCGGGATTCTATGAAGAAGCTCGAAAACATGATGCACATTATCTTGAATCGCCTGTGCTGGGGAGCGTTGTACCAGCTTCACAGGGGGCATTGACAGTACTGGTCAGCGGAGATAAAAGCGCATATGAAAAGGCAAAGCCTATAATCGAAAAGTTCGGCAAGACCATATTTTACCTTGAAGAGCCGTCCATGGCGACTAAAATGAAGCTCATCAATAATCTTGTCCTAGGCTCCATAATGGCAACCTGTGCGGAAGCAGTGGTATTCGGTGAAAACGCAGGAATTGAAAAGAGTAAGGTAATTGACATCCTTCTTGCAGGTGCCGGAAATTGCGCTATACTCAATGGTAAAAAGGAGAAGCTGAACAAAGAAGACTTTTCGACGCATTTTTCATCGTCGCTAATATACAAAGACCTTCATTATCTCCAGGATCTTGCTAAGTCTATGAAAAGACCTCTGTTCACCGGAAGCATGATCAAGGAACTATACGGTATGACATACTCAAAAGACCTTGACAGGTTAGATTTTTCAGCGGTCTATAAAGTCATGAAGGACTATTAA
- a CDS encoding P-II family nitrogen regulator: protein MKMVKAIIRPEKLESVKKALEEKGFNAMSIIEMSGRGEQKGITLLYRGKKVEVDILPKIMLEIVIDDKDVDTIISVIRASARTGKMGDGKIFVLPVDMVARVRTDEEWK, encoded by the coding sequence ATGAAGATGGTAAAAGCAATAATCCGGCCTGAGAAGCTGGAGAGCGTTAAAAAAGCCCTTGAAGAAAAAGGGTTCAATGCCATGAGCATCATTGAGATGAGCGGCAGGGGTGAACAGAAAGGCATCACCCTTTTATACAGGGGAAAGAAGGTCGAGGTTGATATACTCCCGAAGATCATGCTCGAGATAGTCATCGACGATAAAGACGTCGATACAATAATCTCGGTCATCCGTGCCAGTGCACGTACTGGAAAGATGGGTGACGGTAAGATATTCGTCCTCCCTGTCGATATGGTGGCCAGGGTAAGGACTGACGAGGAGTGGAAGTAG
- a CDS encoding DJ-1/PfpI family protein: protein MNVCVFYYDGFCESEIVLSIWGRPVNFIFAALEDRIYISEEKQKYLPDKTIGELIPDDIDIFIIPGGDPSHLYDNIVLKDFIKALDEKNKWIAGICGGSFLMAKYGLLDGKKCTGSGSGVAPDSRFFPLYEKSHLVNEDVVIDGNKITATGQAFVEFAIAIGKVMGIYKNEDEIKMEYNWLKNIKG from the coding sequence ATGAATGTTTGCGTTTTTTATTATGATGGTTTTTGCGAGTCTGAGATAGTCTTATCCATATGGGGCCGGCCGGTAAACTTTATCTTTGCAGCTCTGGAGGATCGCATATACATTAGCGAGGAAAAACAAAAATATTTACCGGACAAAACGATTGGCGAGCTTATTCCTGATGATATTGATATTTTTATCATACCCGGAGGAGATCCTTCTCATCTGTACGATAATATTGTCCTTAAAGATTTCATTAAGGCGCTTGATGAAAAGAATAAGTGGATCGCAGGCATATGCGGAGGCTCTTTCCTTATGGCAAAATACGGCCTTCTTGACGGTAAAAAGTGTACCGGCTCAGGTTCCGGCGTAGCTCCCGATTCCCGTTTCTTCCCATTATACGAGAAATCACATTTAGTGAATGAAGACGTCGTCATTGACGGAAATAAGATAACGGCCACCGGACAGGCATTCGTCGAATTCGCGATAGCTATCGGCAAGGTCATGGGTATCTATAAAAATGAAGATGAGATAAAAATGGAATATAACTGGCTAAAAAATATTAAAGGTTGA
- a CDS encoding TIGR00730 family Rossman fold protein, with product MKRICVFCGSSPGSRPEYVRAARHLGTVLANNGIGLVYGGAKVGMMGYLASAVLESGGEVTGVIPKGLVDKEVAFFGLNDLRIVETMHERKALMSELSDGFIALPGGLGTIEEFFEIVTWAQLGFHKKPCGLLNINNYYDNIINFLEHSVSQQFIDPDHRSMIMVDETPEGLLAKFDRYRPSTADKAKIVLKMMDSMTKV from the coding sequence ATGAAGCGCATCTGTGTTTTCTGCGGCTCGAGCCCCGGTTCAAGACCGGAGTATGTAAGAGCTGCCAGACATCTCGGGACTGTGCTGGCAAATAACGGCATCGGGCTTGTATACGGCGGAGCGAAAGTCGGTATGATGGGCTATCTGGCAAGTGCCGTACTGGAATCAGGCGGCGAAGTCACCGGAGTGATCCCAAAAGGATTGGTCGATAAGGAAGTGGCTTTTTTCGGGCTCAATGACCTGCGAATCGTTGAAACGATGCATGAGCGTAAAGCTTTGATGTCGGAACTATCCGATGGCTTCATAGCGTTACCCGGAGGGCTTGGTACGATTGAGGAGTTTTTTGAGATCGTGACATGGGCCCAGCTCGGGTTCCACAAAAAACCTTGCGGCTTACTGAACATAAATAATTATTACGATAACATCATCAATTTCCTCGAACATTCAGTCAGCCAGCAATTCATCGACCCCGATCATCGTTCCATGATAATGGTAGATGAGACACCTGAAGGGCTATTGGCAAAATTTGATAGGTATCGGCCGTCTACAGCCGATAAAGCAAAGATCGTATTAAAAATGATGGACAGTATGACAAAAGTGTGA
- a CDS encoding DUF4013 domain-containing protein, whose amino-acid sequence MEQNEGFIDAMVNSIKYGVSDLGAFLIGGLFTILSAFIIGIPFLLGYITRCGKELIKGNGKMPAWDDWGGLFKDGLVVILLAIVYALVIGLLYVLVCPLFIAGDIFNSNIMLAAGVIFLLPIMLIGGLLGLLFYLSWLVYAATGDLGKALNPLNGIKLFMTEPLGYIGVLVGTFLIGIFLSVLGAIVITAPWTGFLGTVSGAYLYVWFYKKAILKGANIA is encoded by the coding sequence ATGGAACAAAATGAAGGATTTATTGACGCAATGGTCAATTCAATAAAATATGGCGTTTCAGATCTCGGAGCCTTCCTGATAGGCGGCTTATTCACAATTTTATCAGCTTTCATCATCGGTATACCCTTCCTTTTAGGGTATATAACGAGATGCGGAAAGGAACTGATCAAGGGTAATGGCAAAATGCCTGCATGGGATGACTGGGGCGGATTGTTTAAAGACGGCCTGGTAGTGATACTCCTGGCTATAGTCTATGCCCTTGTTATCGGATTATTGTACGTACTGGTATGCCCGTTATTTATCGCTGGAGATATTTTTAACAGCAATATAATGCTTGCAGCCGGAGTAATATTCCTGTTACCGATAATGCTTATAGGGGGCTTACTGGGATTGCTGTTCTATCTGTCCTGGCTCGTTTATGCGGCTACCGGCGATCTTGGAAAAGCACTTAACCCGTTGAATGGCATCAAACTGTTCATGACTGAGCCTCTCGGTTACATAGGCGTACTTGTCGGTACTTTCTTAATAGGTATATTCTTGTCCGTATTAGGCGCGATCGTAATAACGGCACCCTGGACCGGTTTTCTTGGCACTGTATCCGGAGCATATCTCTATGTATGGTTCTATAAGAAGGCCATATTAAAAGGAGCAAATATTGCTTAG
- the rsgA gene encoding ribosome small subunit-dependent GTPase A: MDPILKKYGWNSFFEESFKDYPDGYEAGRVSIEYKNGFKVLTKDGEVRGKVSGKLRQTGIRPSVGDWVVILRDDSRTASIHSILPRKSKFSRKDPGRVAGEQVIVTNVDHVFIVTSLNRDFNLRRLERYVAIAKESGAVPVVILSKSDICDDPEERRKEVEEIAPGISVHVISAIKNTGISELMDYFSAGNTVALLGSSGVGKSTLINMIMGYERQKVSGIREDDDRGRHTTTERELILLDGGGIIIDNPGMRELQLWEAGEGLKETFSDIEELSRLCKFSDCKHDTEPGCAIKKAIKEGTLSEKRYQSYLKLQREFLAVEMKKNIGLKNMEKKKWKQISKYANQIRKNKEKGI, from the coding sequence ATGGATCCGATCTTAAAAAAATACGGCTGGAACAGCTTTTTTGAAGAGAGTTTTAAAGACTACCCCGACGGATATGAGGCAGGAAGGGTATCCATTGAGTACAAGAATGGTTTTAAAGTCCTGACCAAAGACGGCGAAGTGCGGGGGAAGGTCTCCGGGAAATTACGACAGACCGGAATACGGCCTTCAGTGGGGGACTGGGTTGTGATCTTAAGGGACGATAGCAGGACCGCATCGATCCATTCAATACTGCCCCGTAAAAGCAAGTTCTCCAGAAAAGATCCGGGAAGAGTCGCCGGCGAACAGGTAATAGTGACTAACGTAGATCATGTGTTCATAGTCACATCGCTTAACAGGGACTTTAACCTGAGAAGGCTGGAAAGATATGTGGCCATAGCGAAAGAAAGCGGGGCCGTCCCGGTAGTAATACTAAGTAAATCAGATATTTGCGATGACCCTGAAGAAAGAAGAAAAGAAGTCGAAGAGATAGCCCCCGGCATCAGCGTACACGTTATTAGCGCTATAAAGAATACGGGCATAAGCGAACTCATGGACTATTTCAGCGCAGGGAACACTGTTGCCCTATTGGGTTCATCCGGTGTCGGAAAATCAACCCTTATAAACATGATCATGGGCTATGAAAGGCAAAAAGTGAGCGGGATAAGAGAAGACGACGACAGGGGCAGACATACTACAACCGAGAGAGAACTGATTTTACTCGACGGAGGCGGGATCATCATCGATAATCCCGGCATGAGAGAGCTGCAATTATGGGAAGCCGGGGAAGGCCTGAAAGAAACTTTTAGCGACATCGAAGAGCTTTCCAGACTATGTAAGTTTTCTGATTGTAAACATGATACAGAGCCCGGATGTGCTATAAAGAAGGCCATAAAAGAAGGCACGCTCTCAGAGAAAAGGTATCAAAGTTACTTAAAGCTTCAGAGAGAGTTCTTAGCTGTCGAGATGAAAAAGAACATAGGATTAAAAAACATGGAAAAGAAAAAGTGGAAACAGATAAGTAAATATGCAAACCAGATAAGAAAAAATAAAGAGAAAGGCATATAG
- a CDS encoding GNAT family N-acetyltransferase, with translation MNIPEKLLTERLIIRKFQNKDLEPFRKFMKDENATKYLLFNPEQKTEKGIKELFDWTISSYGTSDQVFSLVVADKNTDEYIGSIGVAPDPESSDHQIYWSILPEHWRKGYAAEATAELIYYLFETGIKRIVAYSHPENIASTKTALKAGMKHMGKIRVEWAENEADHFIIEKIKK, from the coding sequence ATGAATATACCTGAAAAATTATTGACTGAAAGGTTAATAATAAGAAAATTCCAGAATAAGGATCTTGAGCCTTTCAGGAAATTTATGAAGGATGAAAATGCAACAAAATACCTGCTTTTCAACCCGGAACAAAAAACAGAAAAAGGCATAAAGGAGCTATTTGACTGGACGATAAGCTCCTATGGTACATCGGACCAGGTCTTTTCTTTAGTCGTGGCGGATAAAAATACGGATGAGTATATCGGTTCCATAGGAGTGGCACCGGATCCGGAGAGTTCGGATCACCAGATATACTGGTCGATATTGCCGGAACATTGGAGAAAGGGATATGCTGCAGAAGCTACCGCGGAATTAATTTACTATCTTTTTGAGACCGGTATAAAAAGAATAGTAGCATATTCTCACCCGGAAAACATAGCTTCGACAAAAACCGCATTAAAGGCAGGAATGAAACATATGGGCAAGATCCGCGTAGAATGGGCGGAAAACGAAGCTGACCATTTTATAATTGAAAAAATTAAGAAATAA
- the eif1A gene encoding translation initiation factor eIF-1A, with amino-acid sequence MYKPNNNRKGGKSTTGQDGEIVRVRTPNKKEREVLGTVTNMLGASRVTVRCLDGTTRMCRIQGKMKKRTWIREGDIVIIVPWEFQDEKADVVWRYTGPQANWLEKKGYLKTV; translated from the coding sequence CTGTATAAACCAAATAATAATCGTAAGGGCGGAAAGTCAACAACCGGCCAGGATGGCGAGATCGTAAGAGTAAGAACGCCCAATAAAAAGGAAAGGGAAGTTTTAGGCACAGTTACGAATATGCTGGGAGCAAGCCGTGTCACAGTAAGGTGTCTTGACGGTACGACCAGAATGTGCAGGATACAGGGGAAGATGAAGAAGAGGACCTGGATCCGTGAAGGCGACATCGTTATTATCGTACCCTGGGAGTTCCAGGACGAAAAGGCTGACGTAGTATGGAGATACACGGGCCCGCAGGCTAACTGGCTTGAGAAAAAAGGGTATTTAAAAACCGTCTAG
- a CDS encoding methyltransferase family protein, which produces MIEWINVIIMTATCLLSFYFYIKSVGPAALEKKIGKNAYKKCTQYRMLSGIFMTISFLCYVVYYFFPLPIPVPQTFPWDWRFSAVLAVILAIPSGYILLRGVLDAGEESMIVKKEHTMYGGIYDKIRHPQALGELPFVWVISLLLNSPFLFVFSFIWVPIYYYMCIAEEKDLEIRYGQKYLEYKKNTGFLIPKNTK; this is translated from the coding sequence TTGATTGAATGGATAAACGTAATAATAATGACAGCTACATGCCTGTTAAGTTTTTACTTTTACATCAAAAGCGTGGGTCCTGCAGCGCTTGAAAAAAAGATCGGGAAGAATGCATATAAAAAATGTACTCAATACCGGATGTTATCCGGGATATTCATGACTATCAGCTTCCTGTGCTATGTAGTCTATTATTTTTTTCCGTTACCGATCCCTGTCCCGCAGACCTTCCCGTGGGATTGGCGGTTCTCCGCAGTCCTGGCGGTCATCCTGGCCATACCTTCGGGATATATATTATTAAGGGGCGTGCTGGATGCCGGAGAAGAGTCCATGATCGTGAAAAAGGAACATACGATGTACGGAGGGATATATGATAAGATCCGACATCCGCAGGCACTCGGTGAACTGCCGTTCGTATGGGTCATATCACTTTTATTGAACTCCCCGTTCCTCTTTGTGTTCTCATTCATATGGGTCCCGATCTATTATTATATGTGTATCGCAGAGGAAAAGGATCTGGAGATCCGTTACGGTCAAAAATATCTGGAATATAAGAAAAATACCGGATTTCTTATCCCAAAAAATACAAAATAA